Proteins from a genomic interval of Streptococcus oralis:
- a CDS encoding YhfC family intramembrane metalloprotease, whose amino-acid sequence MTVHIILTMIALVLILVGGTWYAKKRFKISLAVMGLGAIAFFVSSQVLEKMVHLLVLHPQKDGTIPLMQEQPLLYVLYGIAMAALFEETARLVFFKWLEKKRKLEDRDVLAYGLGHGGLEMLYLGMGSLISLLILFSLVQSSNTDAANLLTKTTLETVQSLSAWQIYLLGVERVLALVLQMSLTVWVYQSVRQKKWIYLVAAYGLHALFDLAPALSQVGWIANPLLVEGILLVEVLAFVWLTKSTFWKKSS is encoded by the coding sequence ATGACAGTACATATTATCCTTACCATGATCGCTTTAGTTCTCATTCTAGTAGGTGGAACTTGGTATGCCAAAAAACGGTTTAAAATCTCTCTTGCAGTGATGGGCTTGGGGGCAATCGCATTTTTTGTTTCTTCTCAAGTGTTAGAGAAGATGGTTCACCTTCTGGTACTCCATCCGCAAAAAGATGGAACCATTCCGCTCATGCAGGAGCAGCCTCTCTTATACGTCCTTTATGGGATTGCCATGGCTGCCCTCTTTGAGGAAACAGCTCGTCTTGTCTTTTTTAAATGGTTGGAGAAAAAGAGAAAGCTAGAAGATCGAGATGTTTTGGCTTATGGTTTGGGACATGGGGGCTTGGAGATGCTCTACCTCGGAATGGGAAGCTTGATTAGCCTTTTGATCCTCTTTTCACTAGTACAGTCATCAAATACTGATGCGGCGAATCTTCTTACAAAGACGACACTCGAAACGGTTCAGTCTCTATCAGCATGGCAGATCTATCTACTAGGAGTTGAGCGTGTCCTTGCTCTGGTTCTCCAAATGAGCCTTACTGTCTGGGTCTATCAAAGTGTCCGTCAAAAGAAATGGATTTATCTCGTTGCTGCCTATGGATTACATGCCTTGTTCGACTTAGCTCCAGCTCTATCTCAAGTGGGCTGGATTGCAAATCCACTTCTAGTGGAGGGCATTCTTCTTGTAGAAGTACTTGCCTTTGTCTGGCTTACAAAATCTACATTTTGGAAAAAATCATCATAA
- the murB gene encoding UDP-N-acetylmuramate dehydrogenase — MTLVTKIQEQLEGIDIRFKEPLKTYTYTKVGGRADYLVLPRNRYEMARVVQFANQENIPCMVLGNASNIIVRDGGIRGFVILCDKLNNVSVDGYTIEAEAGANLIETTRIALRHSLTGFEFACGIPGSVGGAVFMNAGAYGGEIAHILQSCQVLTKGGEIETLSAKELAFGYRHSAVQDSGAVVLSAKFALAPGNHQVIKQEMDRLTHLRELKQPLEYPSCGSVFKRPVGHFAGQLISEAGLKGYRIGGVEVSEKHAGFMINVADGTAKDYEDLIQSVIEKVKEHSGVTLEREVRILGEKE; from the coding sequence ATGACATTAGTAACTAAAATACAAGAACAATTAGAAGGAATTGATATTCGTTTCAAGGAACCCTTGAAGACCTATACCTATACCAAGGTCGGAGGTCGAGCGGATTATCTGGTTTTGCCACGCAATCGCTATGAGATGGCGCGTGTCGTTCAATTTGCCAATCAAGAGAATATTCCTTGTATGGTGCTAGGAAATGCCAGCAATATTATCGTTCGTGACGGTGGAATTCGTGGATTTGTCATCTTGTGTGACAAGCTCAATAACGTTTCAGTTGATGGTTATACCATTGAAGCGGAAGCTGGGGCCAACTTGATTGAAACGACACGTATTGCCCTTCGTCATAGTTTGACTGGTTTCGAGTTTGCCTGTGGCATTCCAGGGAGCGTCGGTGGAGCAGTCTTTATGAATGCGGGTGCCTATGGAGGAGAGATTGCTCATATCTTGCAGTCTTGTCAAGTTTTGACCAAGGGAGGGGAAATCGAGACCTTATCTGCCAAGGAATTGGCTTTTGGTTACCGTCATTCAGCTGTTCAAGATTCTGGAGCTGTTGTTTTGTCAGCTAAATTTGCCCTAGCTCCAGGAAATCATCAGGTTATCAAGCAGGAAATGGATCGCTTGACTCACCTTCGTGAACTCAAACAGCCTTTAGAGTACCCATCTTGTGGTTCGGTCTTTAAGCGTCCTGTTGGTCATTTTGCAGGTCAGTTAATTTCAGAAGCTGGATTGAAAGGCTATCGTATCGGTGGTGTTGAAGTATCTGAAAAGCATGCCGGTTTTATGATCAATGTTGCTGACGGAACGGCGAAAGACTATGAGGACTTGATACAATCTGTTATTGAAAAAGTCAAGGAACACTCAGGTGTTACCCTTGAGAGGGAAGTCCGTATTTTGGGTGAGAAAGAATAA
- a CDS encoding ABC transporter ATP-binding protein gives MKKPIIEFKNVSKVFEDSNTKVLKDINFELEEGKFYTLLGASGSGKSTILNIIAGLLDATTGDILLDGVRINDIPTNKRDVHTVFQSYALFPHMNVFENVAFPLRLRKIDKKEIEQRVAEVLKMVQLEGYEKRSIRKLSGGQRQRVAIARAIINQPRVVLLDEPLSALDLKLRTDMQYELRELQQRLGITFVFVTHDQEEALAMSDWIFVMNDGEIVQSGTPVDIYDEPINHFVATFIGESNILPGTMIEDYLVEFNGKRFEAVDGGMKPNEPVEVVIRPEDLRITLPEEGKLQVKVDTQLFRGVHYEIIAYDELGNEWMIHSTRKAIVGEEIGLDFEPEDIHIMRLNETEEEFDARIEEYVEIEEQEAGLINAIEEERDEENNL, from the coding sequence TTGAAAAAACCAATTATTGAATTCAAAAACGTCTCTAAAGTTTTTGAAGACAGCAACACCAAGGTTCTCAAAGACATTAACTTTGAGTTGGAAGAGGGAAAGTTCTATACCCTACTAGGCGCATCTGGTTCAGGAAAATCAACCATTCTAAACATCATTGCAGGTTTACTGGATGCGACAACAGGAGATATTTTGCTGGATGGGGTACGGATCAACGACATCCCAACCAACAAGCGAGATGTCCATACGGTCTTCCAATCCTATGCCTTGTTTCCACATATGAATGTGTTTGAAAATGTTGCCTTTCCGCTCCGCTTGCGTAAAATCGACAAGAAAGAAATTGAGCAACGTGTAGCAGAAGTTCTCAAGATGGTTCAGTTGGAAGGTTATGAAAAACGTTCCATCCGTAAACTCTCTGGAGGACAACGTCAGCGTGTGGCCATTGCCCGTGCCATTATCAACCAGCCCCGTGTGGTCTTGTTGGATGAGCCTTTGTCAGCGCTGGACTTGAAATTGCGGACAGACATGCAGTACGAACTGCGTGAATTGCAACAACGATTGGGAATTACCTTTGTCTTTGTCACTCACGATCAGGAAGAAGCTCTCGCCATGAGTGACTGGATTTTCGTTATGAACGATGGTGAGATTGTTCAGTCTGGAACGCCAGTGGACATCTACGATGAGCCAATCAACCACTTTGTTGCCACCTTTATCGGCGAGTCCAACATTTTGCCAGGAACCATGATTGAGGACTACTTGGTTGAGTTTAACGGAAAACGCTTTGAAGCGGTCGATGGTGGGATGAAGCCAAATGAGCCTGTTGAGGTTGTCATTCGTCCAGAGGACTTGCGCATTACCCTTCCTGAGGAAGGCAAGCTCCAAGTTAAGGTGGATACTCAGCTTTTCCGTGGGGTTCATTACGAGATTATCGCCTATGACGAGCTCGGAAATGAATGGATGATTCACTCAACTCGTAAGGCCATCGTTGGTGAGGAAATCGGTCTGGACTTTGAACCAGAAGACATTCACATCATGCGTCTCAATGAAACAGAAGAAGAGTTCGATGCTCGTATCGAAGAATACGTTGAAATCGAAGAGCAAGAAGCAGGTCTGATTAACGCAATCGAGGAGGAAAGAGATGAAGAAAACAACCTCTAA
- a CDS encoding ABC transporter permease: MKKTTSKLFVVPYMLWIALFVLAPLVLIFGQSFFNIEGQFSLENYKSYFASQNLTYLKMSFNSVLYAGIVTLVTLLISYPTALFLTRLKHRQLWLMLIILPTWINLLLKAYAFIGIFGQNGSINQFLEFIGIGSQQLLFTDFSFIFVASYIELPFMILPIFNVLDDMDNNLINASYDLGATKWETFRHVIFPLSMNGVRSGVQSVFIPSLSLFMLTRLIGGNRVITLGTAIEQNFLTNDNYGMGSTIGVILILTMFLTMWVTKERRER; the protein is encoded by the coding sequence ATGAAGAAAACAACCTCTAAACTCTTTGTAGTGCCCTACATGCTTTGGATTGCCCTCTTTGTCCTCGCACCCTTGGTCTTGATTTTTGGACAATCTTTTTTCAACATTGAAGGGCAGTTTAGTTTAGAAAACTATAAGTCTTACTTTGCGTCACAAAACTTGACCTATCTTAAAATGAGTTTTAACTCAGTGCTCTATGCAGGGATTGTGACCCTAGTGACGCTACTCATCAGTTATCCAACAGCCCTCTTTTTGACTCGTCTTAAGCACCGTCAGCTCTGGCTCATGCTGATTATCTTGCCGACATGGATTAATTTGCTCCTTAAGGCCTATGCATTTATCGGGATTTTTGGTCAAAATGGCTCCATTAACCAATTCTTGGAATTTATCGGAATCGGTTCGCAGCAGTTGCTCTTTACGGATTTCTCCTTTATTTTTGTCGCAAGCTACATCGAGCTTCCATTTATGATTTTGCCGATCTTCAATGTCTTGGACGATATGGACAACAATCTCATCAATGCCAGCTATGACCTCGGTGCGACCAAGTGGGAAACTTTCCGCCACGTTATCTTCCCTCTATCAATGAATGGAGTGAGAAGTGGTGTTCAATCAGTCTTTATCCCAAGTTTGAGTCTCTTCATGCTGACCCGTTTGATTGGGGGGAACCGAGTGATTACTTTGGGGACTGCCATCGAGCAGAACTTCCTGACCAATGACAACTACGGTATGGGTTCCACCATCGGTGTGATCCTCATCCTGACCATGTTTCTCACCATGTGGGTGACCAAGGAAAGGAGAGAACGATGA
- a CDS encoding ABC transporter permease codes for MKKFANLYLAFVFIILYLPIFYLIGYAFNAGDDMNSFTGFSLSHFQTMFGDGRLMLILTQTFFLAFLSALIATVIGTFGAIYIYQSRKKYQEAFLSLNNILMVAPDVMIGASFLILFTQLKFSLGFLTVLSSHVAFSIPIVVLMVLPRLKEMNDDMIHAAYDLGASQFQMFKEIMLPYLTPSIIAGYFMAFTYSLDDFAVTFFVTGNGFSTLSVEIYSRARKGISLEINALSALVFLFSIILVVGYYFISREKEEQA; via the coding sequence ATGAAAAAATTTGCTAATCTCTACCTAGCCTTTGTCTTCATCATCCTATATTTGCCAATCTTTTACTTGATTGGCTATGCCTTTAATGCTGGTGATGATATGAACAGCTTTACTGGTTTTAGCTTGAGCCATTTTCAAACCATGTTTGGTGATGGTCGTCTCATGTTGATCCTCACCCAAACCTTTTTCTTGGCCTTTCTATCTGCCTTGATTGCGACCGTTATTGGAACTTTTGGAGCCATCTACATCTACCAGTCTCGTAAGAAATACCAAGAAGCCTTTCTATCACTCAATAATATCCTCATGGTTGCGCCAGACGTTATGATTGGTGCCAGCTTCTTGATTCTTTTTACCCAGCTTAAGTTTTCACTTGGATTTTTGACGGTTCTATCTAGTCACGTGGCCTTCTCCATCCCAATCGTGGTCTTGATGGTCTTGCCTCGTCTCAAGGAAATGAATGATGATATGATTCACGCGGCTTATGACCTTGGTGCCAGCCAATTTCAAATGTTCAAAGAAATCATGCTTCCGTACCTGACACCGTCTATCATTGCAGGTTATTTCATGGCCTTTACCTACTCGCTGGATGACTTTGCCGTGACCTTCTTTGTAACGGGAAATGGCTTTTCAACCCTGTCAGTCGAGATCTACTCTCGTGCTCGGAAGGGAATTTCGTTAGAGATCAATGCCTTGTCTGCCCTTGTCTTTCTCTTTAGTATTATCCTAGTGGTTGGATATTACTTTATCTCACGTGAGAAGGAGGAGCAAGCATGA
- a CDS encoding ABC transporter substrate-binding protein, protein MKKLYSFLAGIVAIILVLWGIATHLDSKINSRDSQKLVIYNWGDYIDPELLEQFTEETGIQVQYETFDSNEAMYTKIKQGGTTYDIAIPSEYMINKMKDEDLLVPLDYSKIEGIENIGPEFLNQSFDPGNKFSIPYFWGTLGIVYNETMVDEAPEHWDDLWKPEYKDSIMLFDGAREVLGLGLNSLGYSLNSKDPQQLEETVDKLYKLTPNIKAIVADEMKGYMIQNNAAIGVTFSGEVSQMLEKNPNLKYVVPTEASNLWFDNMVIPKTVKNQDAAYAFINFMLKPENALKNAEYVGYATPNNTAKELLPEETKEDKSFYPDADTMKHLEVYEKFDHKWTGKYSDLFLQFKMYRK, encoded by the coding sequence ATGAAAAAACTCTATTCATTTTTAGCAGGAATTGTAGCGATTATCCTTGTCTTGTGGGGAATTGCGACTCATCTAGATAGTAAAATCAATAGCCGAGATAGTCAGAAATTGGTTATTTACAACTGGGGGGACTATATCGATCCAGAACTCTTGGAGCAATTCACAGAAGAAACAGGTATTCAAGTCCAGTATGAGACCTTTGACTCCAACGAAGCCATGTATACCAAAATCAAGCAGGGTGGAACAACCTACGATATTGCCATCCCGAGTGAGTACATGATTAATAAGATGAAGGACGAAGACCTCTTGGTACCACTCGATTATTCAAAAATTGAAGGAATCGAAAATATCGGACCTGAGTTCCTCAACCAGTCTTTTGACCCGGGAAATAAATTCTCCATTCCTTATTTCTGGGGAACCTTGGGAATTGTCTACAATGAAACCATGGTAGATGAGGCGCCTGAGCATTGGGATGACCTCTGGAAGCCAGAATATAAGGATTCCATCATGCTTTTTGATGGGGCGCGTGAGGTGCTGGGACTCGGGCTTAACTCACTTGGTTACAGCCTCAACTCAAAGGATCCTCAGCAGTTGGAAGAGACAGTAGATAAACTCTACAAACTGACTCCAAATATCAAGGCCATTGTAGCCGACGAGATGAAGGGTTACATGATTCAGAACAACGCGGCCATCGGTGTGACCTTCTCAGGAGAAGTCAGCCAGATGTTGGAGAAAAATCCTAACCTCAAATATGTCGTTCCGACTGAGGCCAGCAATCTCTGGTTTGATAACATGGTCATTCCCAAAACCGTGAAAAACCAAGATGCAGCCTATGCCTTTATCAACTTTATGTTGAAACCCGAAAATGCTCTTAAAAATGCAGAATATGTCGGCTATGCAACACCAAATAACACGGCTAAGGAACTGCTCCCAGAGGAGACCAAAGAAGACAAGTCCTTCTATCCAGATGCGGATACTATGAAACACCTAGAAGTTTATGAAAAATTTGACCATAAATGGACAGGAAAATACAGCGACCTCTTCCTCCAGTTTAAAATGTATAGGAAGTAG
- the cas6 gene encoding CRISPR-associated endoribonuclease Cas6: protein MKRIELSFKRIDQSPSDLSTKFQGFLMENLEPDYVTWLHEQETNPYSLKIIHQKDKTLWSLHLLTDEAVKQILPVLLELKKVELHDFPTLMVESLSMQDLSSEQLFEFFNENQDRSLYTIQFQTPTGFRSQGECVLFPTMRLIFQSLMMKYARLVENRQEIEEETLDYLVKHSRITSYRLESSYFKVHGKKIPGFRGRLTFKITGPNTLKAYANMLLKFGEYSGLGMKTSLGMGGLELEERKD from the coding sequence ATGAAACGCATCGAACTATCATTTAAGCGGATTGACCAATCACCGAGCGACCTATCGACAAAATTCCAAGGTTTTCTTATGGAAAATCTAGAACCAGACTATGTGACTTGGCTACATGAGCAGGAAACCAACCCCTACTCACTAAAAATCATCCATCAAAAGGACAAGACCCTATGGTCCCTTCATCTCCTGACGGATGAGGCTGTCAAGCAAATTTTGCCTGTTCTCTTGGAGCTCAAGAAAGTAGAACTTCATGATTTTCCGACTCTCATGGTTGAGTCTCTGTCCATGCAAGATCTCAGTTCGGAGCAACTCTTTGAGTTTTTTAATGAAAACCAAGATCGGTCACTTTACACCATTCAGTTTCAAACTCCGACAGGATTTCGCTCCCAGGGAGAGTGCGTGCTCTTTCCGACCATGCGTCTCATCTTTCAGAGTTTGATGATGAAGTATGCACGTCTGGTCGAGAATCGTCAGGAAATCGAAGAGGAAACCTTGGACTACTTGGTCAAGCATAGTAGAATTACCAGCTATCGATTGGAGTCCAGCTATTTTAAAGTCCATGGCAAAAAAATCCCTGGTTTCAGGGGGAGACTGACCTTTAAGATTACAGGTCCAAATACCTTGAAAGCATATGCTAATATGCTTCTAAAATTTGGGGAGTATTCAGGTCTCGGTATGAAAACTAGCTTAGGGATGGGAGGTTTAGAACTTGAAGAAAGAAAAGATTGA
- the cas10 gene encoding type III-A CRISPR-associated protein Cas10/Csm1, translating to MKKEKIDLVYGSLLHAIGKVIQGSRYDEKDLGTIGSKWFRRFSDNEKIAQQIAMATSSDLSTDLAPDSLVYITSAAAKIASGLKGTARIHQGKEDFLSKQSDIFNVFSDSPSQRYLDARPLELGGEPNYAKGTSEPSNQSDYDLIVETLEKEFERLDFSQSEIDALLNLLESTLSYVPVSTRTKELSDLSLATYSRLTAGFALAIEDYLADKNCRDYEKVLGKDLEAFYSEKAFLLASFDLSGIQDFIYNIATAGAAKQLKARSLYLDFMGEHIADSLLEKLELTRANLLYVGGGHAYFILPNTEKTREILASFEAEFNQFLVKHFQTGLFVAFGWSQFSANDMTTTLADYRKVYQTTSRMISQKKISRYNAKTLLELNQGGKSSQKECAICHSVEKLTKYKDQEVCHICAGMYRFAKEIQENYYIVTKEKGLPIGPGAYISGISKADLANEEWDRIYVKNSYSTDILKATHVFVGDYKYDEIYEYAKLSQDSETGQGIKRLAVVRLDVDDLGAAFMAGFSYQDGGKYNTLARSATFSRSMSLFFKVYINQFAREKKLSIIYAGGDDVFAIGSWQDIIEFTICLRQNFIKWTNGKLTLSAGIGLFPDKTPVSLMAEETGKLEGAAKDNDKDSISLFEKNYTLKFDQFIDNVYNGKLKSIRYYFNIQDERGKSFVYRLIELLHNYDRMNIARLAYYLTRLEDQTSKDKKEEFKEFKDLFFSWYTGSEIERKEAEMALLLYIYEIRKDS from the coding sequence TTGAAGAAAGAAAAGATTGATTTAGTTTATGGATCGCTTCTGCACGCTATCGGCAAGGTGATTCAAGGTTCCAGGTATGATGAGAAAGACCTAGGTACCATTGGATCCAAATGGTTTAGACGCTTTTCGGACAATGAAAAAATAGCCCAGCAGATAGCCATGGCGACTTCTAGTGATTTGTCGACGGACTTAGCTCCTGATAGTTTGGTCTATATCACGTCAGCTGCTGCAAAGATTGCTTCAGGACTAAAAGGGACAGCAAGAATTCATCAAGGAAAAGAAGATTTCCTAAGCAAACAATCGGATATCTTCAATGTATTTTCAGATAGCCCTAGTCAGCGTTATCTTGATGCACGACCATTAGAGCTTGGTGGGGAACCAAACTATGCTAAGGGAACGAGTGAGCCGTCTAACCAGTCAGATTATGACTTGATAGTAGAGACCTTAGAAAAAGAGTTTGAGAGATTGGACTTTAGCCAATCTGAGATAGATGCCCTTTTGAATCTCCTTGAGTCTACTCTTTCCTATGTACCTGTTTCGACAAGAACCAAGGAATTATCGGATCTTTCCCTAGCAACCTACAGTCGTCTGACAGCTGGCTTTGCCCTAGCTATAGAGGACTATTTAGCTGATAAGAATTGTCGTGATTATGAGAAGGTATTGGGGAAAGATTTAGAAGCTTTTTATAGCGAGAAGGCCTTTTTATTAGCAAGCTTTGACCTGTCAGGTATTCAGGACTTTATCTACAATATTGCAACAGCTGGTGCAGCCAAGCAACTAAAAGCACGTTCCTTGTATCTAGATTTTATGGGGGAACATATCGCTGACAGCTTACTGGAGAAGTTAGAGTTGACAAGGGCTAATCTCCTCTACGTCGGTGGAGGACACGCCTACTTTATCCTTCCAAACACCGAAAAAACTAGAGAGATCTTGGCTAGCTTTGAAGCAGAATTCAATCAGTTTTTGGTCAAGCATTTCCAGACAGGTTTGTTCGTAGCATTTGGTTGGAGTCAATTTTCAGCCAATGATATGACAACGACACTGGCCGACTATCGAAAAGTCTATCAAACAACTAGTCGGATGATTTCCCAAAAGAAAATTTCTCGTTACAATGCCAAAACTCTCCTTGAACTCAACCAAGGAGGAAAAAGCTCCCAGAAAGAATGTGCAATTTGTCACTCAGTCGAAAAGCTTACCAAGTATAAAGATCAAGAGGTCTGCCATATCTGTGCAGGGATGTATCGCTTTGCCAAGGAAATACAAGAAAACTACTATATTGTGACAAAAGAAAAAGGCCTGCCGATAGGTCCGGGAGCCTATATTAGTGGTATTTCAAAAGCCGACCTTGCCAATGAAGAGTGGGACCGTATTTATGTAAAGAATAGCTATAGTACAGATATCCTAAAAGCAACCCATGTCTTTGTCGGAGATTACAAGTATGATGAGATTTACGAGTACGCCAAATTATCTCAGGATAGTGAAACTGGACAAGGGATTAAGCGATTAGCAGTTGTTCGACTAGATGTGGATGATCTAGGAGCAGCCTTTATGGCTGGGTTCTCCTATCAAGATGGTGGCAAGTATAATACTCTGGCACGGTCAGCGACCTTCTCTAGAAGTATGAGTCTCTTCTTTAAGGTCTATATCAACCAGTTTGCAAGAGAGAAAAAACTATCGATCATCTATGCCGGTGGAGATGATGTATTTGCTATCGGTTCCTGGCAGGATATTATTGAGTTTACTATTTGTCTCCGACAAAACTTTATCAAGTGGACAAATGGCAAATTAACCCTATCAGCAGGAATCGGCCTCTTTCCAGATAAAACTCCAGTTAGCCTCATGGCTGAAGAAACTGGCAAGCTAGAAGGAGCAGCAAAGGATAACGACAAGGATAGTATCTCCCTTTTTGAAAAAAATTATACCTTGAAGTTCGACCAATTTATTGACAATGTCTATAATGGGAAACTGAAGAGCATTCGTTACTACTTTAATATTCAAGATGAGCGAGGAAAGAGTTTTGTATATAGACTTATTGAGCTCCTTCACAACTACGATCGTATGAATATTGCTCGATTAGCCTATTATTTGACCCGCTTAGAAGATCAAACTTCTAAGGATAAAAAAGAAGAGTTTAAAGAGTTTAAAGATTTATTCTTTTCTTGGTATACAGGTAGCGAAATTGAACGTAAGGAAGCAGAAATGGCTTTACTTCTATATATTTATGAGATTAGAAAGGATTCATAG
- the csm2 gene encoding type III-A CRISPR-associated protein Csm2 has translation MAILTDDNYVDKAENVIKSLSRNTRDSRNPEAFLLTTSKIRNLLSLTSTLFDESKVREYKDLADKIAYLRVQFVYQSGRETAVKDLVKKAEILDILKEINNKESLQRFCRYMEALVAYFKFYGGKD, from the coding sequence ATGGCAATTTTAACAGATGATAATTACGTAGATAAGGCAGAAAATGTTATTAAATCATTGAGCCGCAACACTAGAGATTCTAGGAACCCTGAAGCATTCCTTTTAACAACTAGCAAAATTAGAAACCTACTAAGCTTGACGAGTACCCTCTTTGATGAAAGTAAGGTTAGAGAGTATAAGGATTTAGCTGACAAAATTGCTTATTTGAGAGTGCAGTTTGTTTATCAATCGGGCCGAGAAACTGCGGTTAAAGACTTGGTTAAAAAGGCTGAAATTCTAGACATTCTAAAAGAAATAAACAATAAGGAAAGTCTCCAACGTTTTTGTCGCTATATGGAAGCACTAGTAGCTTATTTCAAATTTTATGGAGGAAAAGATTAA
- the csm3 gene encoding type III-A CRISPR-associated RAMP protein Csm3 codes for MAFAKIKVTAQIRLETGLHIGTSNAFAAIGATDSPVIKDPITNLPIIPGSSIKGKMRTLLSKVHNERLAKKPGEDGEILSRLFGNSSDNRYKMGRLIFRDAFLINKDKLDSLGVKSYTEVKFENTIDRITAEANPRQIERAIRDSIFGFELIYEVTDKSQAQVEEDFKVILDGLKLLELDYLGGSGSRGYGKVVFENLKANTVFGNYDVSRLNELLTTEV; via the coding sequence ATGGCATTTGCAAAAATTAAAGTAACAGCACAAATCCGTCTAGAAACAGGACTTCATATTGGGACAAGCAATGCTTTTGCAGCGATTGGTGCTACGGACTCACCTGTGATTAAAGATCCAATAACTAACTTACCCATTATTCCAGGATCTAGTATCAAAGGGAAAATGCGTACCCTTCTTTCAAAAGTTCATAATGAACGACTAGCTAAGAAACCAGGAGAAGATGGAGAAATTCTAAGTCGACTCTTTGGGAACAGTTCTGATAATCGCTATAAAATGGGACGACTCATTTTTAGAGATGCTTTCTTAATCAATAAGGACAAGTTAGATTCATTAGGGGTCAAGAGTTATACTGAAGTTAAGTTTGAAAATACTATTGACCGTATCACTGCTGAAGCAAATCCAAGACAAATTGAACGTGCTATCCGAGACAGTATCTTTGGATTTGAGTTGATCTATGAGGTGACAGACAAGAGTCAAGCTCAAGTAGAAGAAGACTTCAAAGTAATTCTTGATGGATTAAAGCTGTTGGAACTTGATTATTTAGGTGGTTCAGGTTCTCGTGGTTATGGTAAAGTTGTTTTTGAGAACCTTAAAGCAAATACAGTTTTCGGAAACTATGATGTTAGTAGATTGAATGAACTTTTAACTACGGAGGTCTAA
- the csm4 gene encoding type III-A CRISPR-associated RAMP protein Csm4 — protein MTYKMYIMNFHTAHFGAGTLDSSKMTFAADRLFSALAIEAKKMGKMEEFVSLAVQDEFVLTDAFPYQSGPFLPKPIGFPKFDQPDLTTDVKEVRRQAKMAKKLQFIPLDKFDSYVKGTLFEDAEHAQTNIVTKNQPHVDGNLFQVSTVRFRDDSSLYVIANESDLLNELMTSLQYTGIGGKRSSGYGLFDLTITDIPVALKNRLTKVHQGPVMTLTTSLPIEKELEYAMETGSYLLSKSSGFAFSTETNENYRKQDLYKFASGSTFSETFTGQIVDVRPLDFPHEVLNYSKPLFFKMEGER, from the coding sequence ATGACCTATAAAATGTATATTATGAACTTCCATACTGCTCACTTCGGAGCAGGAACTCTGGATAGTTCTAAAATGACTTTTGCAGCGGACAGATTGTTTTCAGCCTTAGCTATTGAAGCAAAAAAAATGGGTAAAATGGAGGAATTTGTATCATTAGCAGTTCAAGATGAATTTGTTTTGACTGACGCCTTTCCTTATCAGTCAGGTCCATTTTTACCTAAGCCGATAGGATTTCCAAAGTTTGATCAGCCTGACTTAACAACGGATGTCAAAGAAGTAAGACGTCAAGCGAAAATGGCGAAGAAACTTCAGTTTATACCCTTGGATAAATTTGATTCTTATGTAAAAGGAACGCTTTTTGAAGACGCAGAGCATGCACAAACAAACATCGTCACTAAAAACCAACCTCACGTTGATGGGAATCTTTTTCAAGTGTCTACCGTTAGATTTAGAGATGATTCTTCTCTTTACGTGATTGCAAACGAATCTGACCTCTTGAATGAACTCATGACCAGCTTGCAGTATACAGGAATTGGTGGCAAACGTTCCAGCGGTTATGGACTGTTTGATTTAACCATTACAGACATACCTGTTGCCCTTAAAAATCGTCTTACTAAGGTCCATCAAGGACCTGTCATGACCTTGACGACTTCTCTACCAATTGAAAAGGAACTTGAATATGCTATGGAAACTGGTTCCTATTTACTAAGTAAATCAAGTGGTTTTGCTTTTAGTACAGAAACTAATGAAAATTACCGTAAGCAGGATTTATATAAGTTTGCTTCTGGATCTACTTTCTCTGAAACCTTTACAGGACAGATTGTGGATGTAAGACCTCTTGATTTCCCACATGAAGTATTAAACTATTCTAAACCACTATTTTTCAAGATGGAGGGAGAAAGATGA